A region from the Plasmodium chabaudi chabaudi strain AS genome assembly, chromosome: 2 genome encodes:
- a CDS encoding actin-like protein, putative, with protein MEIKSKKYDNENDYKYYILQIGRKYTYVGFSGLHKPISVFNTPNFFIYNENFHNCVNDENQFDEVVKGFSKMESNNNGVPKEETKLKMCKIKKEDTMKRENSSGTDKTSDYGINELFENDDKIYDEVLETYENNENMEKMKESKIYHYEYKYNQDINLWNKFFEEFCFQIFDKIIKTSNKAKKVIVVMNMFIPTIIRYSLCKCLIENLNYYSISYINDLVSPLFLCNCNTCLVIDLGYLNCRLLPIMNGLPLYHHYTYVYNGGFYINQEIKRLLKEQYIKGEIKELASREPTHDPANFSCENKNDDNEKGEINMNNCNISSKIWINENESENIFRKHLEMYDLETILNIIENISDDEIETIKIKYCYLKNEETKLVSDKYILYKLENGEIIITPETRWKACEILFNKKNDQNIYSLLSNILNKLNTFEVSVFQNILLVGGCSNIKGIVSKIAKEFSQIIRKKNTHTQKNNSYSQNSGKNKKIYIEKLENNMNFIFPKIAPNLRQFIGASICSNLENLPDYNNDHIYNNILYDHLNEDVYMTFKR; from the exons atggaaataaaatccaaaaaatatgataacgAAAATGActacaaatattatatattacaaattG gAAGAAAATATACCTATGTAGGATTTTCCGGATTACACAAGCCAATATCTGTTTTCAACACccctaatttttttatatacaacgagaattttcataattgtGTGAACGATGAAAATCAATTTGATGAAGTGGTAAAGGGGTTTTCAAAAATGGAAAGCAACAATAATGGTGTGCCTAAGGAAGAGacgaaattaaaaatgtgtaaaataaaaaaggaagatACAATGAAAAGAGAAAATAGTTCAGGAACAGATAAAACAAGTGATTATGGTATTAACGAGCtatttgaaaatgatgataaaatatatgatgaaGTATTAGAAacttatgaaaataatgaaaatatggaaaaaatgaaagagAGTAAAATATACCACTATGAGTATAAGTACAATCAAGATATTAATTTAtggaataaattttttgaagaattttgttttcaaatatttgaTAAGATTATTAAAACAAGTAATAAAGCAAAAAAGGTTATTGTTGTTATGAACATGTTTATTCCTACTATAATTCGATATTCTCTTTGCAAATGTTTaatagaaaatttaaattattattcgaTTTCTTATATTAACGATTTAGTATcaccattatttttatgtaactGTAATACATGTCTCGTAATTGATTTAGGATATTTAAATTGCCGACTGTTGCCAATAATGAATGGTCTTCCATTATATCATCATtacacatatgtatataatggagggttttatataaatcaagAAATTAAAAGGCTGTTGAAAGAGCAATACATCAAAGGGGAAATAAAAGAACTGGCAAGTCGTGAACCTACTCATGACCCTGCTAACTTTTCAtgtgaaaacaaaaatgatgaCAATGAGAAAGgggaaataaatatgaataactGCAATATTAGTAGCAAAATTTGgattaatgaaaatgagtcagaaaatatatttagaaaACATTTAGAAATGTATGACCTTGAAaccattttaaatattatagaaaatatttccGATGATGAAATTGaaactataaaaataaaatattgttatttaaaaaatgaagaaaccAAATTAGTTAGtgacaaatatattttatataaattagaaaatggtgaaataataataacaccCGAAACTCGATGGAAAGCTtgtgaaatattattcaataaaaagaatgatcagaatatatattctttattatcaaatatattgaataaattaaatacatTTGAAGTATCtgtttttcaaaatattttgttagtTGGAGGTTGTAGTAATATTAAAGGAATTGTTTCAAAAATTGCAAAAGAATTTTCTCaaattataagaaaaaaaaatacacacacacaaaaaaataatagctaTAGTCAAAATAgcggaaaaaataaaaagatatatatagaaaaattagaaaataatatgaattttatatttcctaAAATAGCTCCTAATTTAAGGCAATTTATAGGGGCTTCTATTTGTtcaaatttagaaaatttaCCTGATTATAACAATgaccatatatataacaatattttatatgaccATTTAAATGAGGATGTCTATATGACATTTAAAAGATAA